In Bacillus sp. NP247, one DNA window encodes the following:
- a CDS encoding phosphoadenylyl-sulfate reductase, translating into MLTYETWEENGVSFSEEDETKGALSVLNWAYKEYKDEIVYACSFGVEGMVLLHLINQVNPSAKVVFLDTNVHFKETYELIQKVRERFPSLNIIEIQPELTLDEQAKLHGEKLWESNPNLCCNIRKILPLEKSLAAEKAWISGLRREQLETRKHTKFINQDHRFQSIKVCPLIHWTWKEVWRYVYKHNLPYNPLHDIGYPSIGCEKCTLPVGAGGDSRDGRWAGKMKNECGLHYQ; encoded by the coding sequence ATGTTGACGTATGAAACGTGGGAAGAAAATGGTGTTTCATTTTCAGAAGAAGATGAAACGAAAGGCGCGCTATCCGTATTAAATTGGGCTTATAAAGAGTATAAAGATGAAATTGTATACGCATGTAGCTTTGGAGTGGAAGGTATGGTATTACTGCACCTTATAAACCAAGTAAATCCATCTGCTAAAGTTGTATTTTTGGATACAAATGTTCATTTTAAAGAGACGTATGAATTAATTCAAAAAGTGCGGGAACGATTTCCTTCATTAAATATTATAGAAATACAGCCAGAACTTACACTTGATGAACAAGCGAAGTTGCATGGTGAGAAACTATGGGAAAGCAATCCGAATCTCTGTTGTAATATTAGGAAAATTTTACCATTAGAAAAATCACTTGCAGCGGAAAAGGCGTGGATATCGGGTTTGAGAAGGGAACAATTAGAAACGCGTAAGCATACAAAGTTTATAAATCAAGATCATCGTTTTCAATCTATTAAAGTTTGTCCGCTCATTCATTGGACGTGGAAAGAAGTGTGGCGATATGTATATAAACATAACTTGCCGTATAACCCATTGCATGATATTGGGTATCCAAGTATCGGGTGTGAGAAGTGTACGTTACCTGTAGGTGCGGGTGGTGATTCAAGAGATGGTAGGTGGGCCGGGAAAATGAAAAACGAATGCGGTCTTCATTACCAATAA
- a CDS encoding YezD family protein, with protein MSVREHFDEVSEKVQAMLADMKYGSITIVVQDGKVIQLEKSEKVRLK; from the coding sequence GTGAGTGTACGGGAACATTTTGATGAAGTATCTGAGAAAGTTCAAGCGATGCTTGCTGATATGAAATATGGTTCCATTACAATTGTGGTGCAAGATGGAAAAGTAATTCAATTAGAGAAAAGTGAAAAAGTACGTTTAAAGTAA